In Girardinichthys multiradiatus isolate DD_20200921_A chromosome 18, DD_fGirMul_XY1, whole genome shotgun sequence, a single window of DNA contains:
- the LOC124884256 gene encoding toll/interleukin-1 receptor domain-containing adapter protein isoform X1 — MTPSAWSSTHTWLTRFTNKHSTFLSLRDDRWFQKLFKSRKASSTENEKDITGEKLATSTSIESEPSSSASSEGTALTKPERLKVGLSSELRWKRKYDVFVCHSSAQRDIEEATRLVLFLETPPRSLRCFLWHRDSCPGGAISTEFCKAVENSHIRVLLITPSFLQDGWCSYMMHQALAEGPMSNRMIPLLQGLAHSQYPQELRFYYYIDLSRNPDYGFSVINKTVQSYLEKLIENEKKLSCSLGGSSSGSDGRDRMQESNVMSLQNPVETSTPLKGIQQRDESIRHLL, encoded by the exons ATGACCCCTTCAGCCTGGTCCTCTACACATACATGGTTGACTCGTTTTACTAATAAACATTCAACTTTTTTGTCACTTCGGGATGACA GGTGgttccaaaaactgtttaaatctaGAAAAGCATCATCAACGGAAAACGAGAAAGACATAACAGGTGAAAAACTAGCAACATCCACCAGCATTGAATCTGAACCATCTTCATCTGCATCGTCAGAAGGAACAGCACTTACTAAACCAGAGCGATTAAAGGTTGGTCTTAGTTCAGAGCTGAGATGGAAACGGAAATATGACGTGTTTGTGTGCCACAGCTCAGCCCAGAGAGACATTGAGGAGGCCACACGCCTGGTTTTGTTCCTTGAGACTCCGCCCCGTAGCCTCAGGTGCTTTCTGTGGCACAGGGACTCCTGTCCAGGAGGTGCCATATCCACAGAATTTTGCAAGGCCGTGGAGAATAGCCACATACGGGTTCTGCTCATCACTCCCAGCTTTCTGCAGGATGGTTGGTGCAGTTACATGATGCACCAGGCCCTGGCAGAGGGACCCATGTCCAATAGGATGATACCGCTGCTTCAGGGCCTAGCCCACTCTCAGTACCCACAGGAACTGAGGTTCTACTACTACATTGATCTGAGCAGGAATCCTGACTATGGCTTTAGTGTCATTAACAAGACCGTACAAAGTT ATCTGGAGAAGCTGATAGAAAACGAAAAGAAACTGAGTTGCAGCCTGGGCGGCTCAAGCAGTGGATCAGATGGAAGAGACCGTATGCAAGAAAGCAACGTGATGTCATTGCAAAACCCTGTGGAGACGTCTACTCCACTTAAAGGGATACAGCAGAGAGATGAAAGCATCAGACATTTGCTGTGA
- the LOC124884256 gene encoding toll/interleukin-1 receptor domain-containing adapter protein isoform X2 yields MHGWFQKLFKSRKASSTENEKDITGEKLATSTSIESEPSSSASSEGTALTKPERLKVGLSSELRWKRKYDVFVCHSSAQRDIEEATRLVLFLETPPRSLRCFLWHRDSCPGGAISTEFCKAVENSHIRVLLITPSFLQDGWCSYMMHQALAEGPMSNRMIPLLQGLAHSQYPQELRFYYYIDLSRNPDYGFSVINKTVQSYLEKLIENEKKLSCSLGGSSSGSDGRDRMQESNVMSLQNPVETSTPLKGIQQRDESIRHLL; encoded by the exons ATGCATG GGTGgttccaaaaactgtttaaatctaGAAAAGCATCATCAACGGAAAACGAGAAAGACATAACAGGTGAAAAACTAGCAACATCCACCAGCATTGAATCTGAACCATCTTCATCTGCATCGTCAGAAGGAACAGCACTTACTAAACCAGAGCGATTAAAGGTTGGTCTTAGTTCAGAGCTGAGATGGAAACGGAAATATGACGTGTTTGTGTGCCACAGCTCAGCCCAGAGAGACATTGAGGAGGCCACACGCCTGGTTTTGTTCCTTGAGACTCCGCCCCGTAGCCTCAGGTGCTTTCTGTGGCACAGGGACTCCTGTCCAGGAGGTGCCATATCCACAGAATTTTGCAAGGCCGTGGAGAATAGCCACATACGGGTTCTGCTCATCACTCCCAGCTTTCTGCAGGATGGTTGGTGCAGTTACATGATGCACCAGGCCCTGGCAGAGGGACCCATGTCCAATAGGATGATACCGCTGCTTCAGGGCCTAGCCCACTCTCAGTACCCACAGGAACTGAGGTTCTACTACTACATTGATCTGAGCAGGAATCCTGACTATGGCTTTAGTGTCATTAACAAGACCGTACAAAGTT ATCTGGAGAAGCTGATAGAAAACGAAAAGAAACTGAGTTGCAGCCTGGGCGGCTCAAGCAGTGGATCAGATGGAAGAGACCGTATGCAAGAAAGCAACGTGATGTCATTGCAAAACCCTGTGGAGACGTCTACTCCACTTAAAGGGATACAGCAGAGAGATGAAAGCATCAGACATTTGCTGTGA